The following is a genomic window from Myxococcales bacterium.
TATCTTCATAACCAAGACTGGAAGCTACTTGAAGAGCATAATGAAGAGTTCCCTCAGGTTTACCTTTTTTCAAAAGACTGCGAGTTTTTTCGGTATTATTTTCTTCTACTGCCCCAAGTAAATCATCCTCAAGGATGCTAGAAAAATTAGCAGGTTGAGCGTTTTGCGCAAAGGTTAATACAAGTAGGATCGTGTTTAGATAATTAATTAAGTTCATTTGAAAATCGATTGTAAGTATTTAAACCACACTTATATAATTCTATTCGTCAAATAACAATAGCTTTACAGCATATTAATATGCTAATTAAACGTATTGTTGCCGATAATATCATATATTGAACATTTTCATGTTGAAAATCCCAAAAAACTAGGGATGTTGGGATACCCCAAAAACCCATGCAACCATTCGATTTTGCTTAGGTATCTACGAGTCAATACTCGCTAGATATCGGAACCAACACTCTAAGAAGCGATAGATTTTTTCCATATGAAACGCCATGTCATGTCTGTATAAAAAAATACGGCCGGAGAAATAATGAGCCTATTTTCTTGCAAATTCAAAGCTTGGAGGGCTTCTAGTCTATAAGGGTGCCAAGCATTGTTGATATCAGCCTATGAGCTGAATTTTGATTTTTTATATCCTCTAAAGAGCAAGCTTGCTAAATATATAGTGCTGCCTTAAATAATCTAAATTAAACAACACTTCCAATATTTATACTTGCTGTTTATTGCGTGTTATCTTTTATGTTGTAATTGGGCAGGAGACGGTATGATAACTACTTGGGTATTAATCGCGCATGGAGATGCAGCAAAAATATTAGAAATTAAAAAAAATGGTCACGAAATCTCAAGAATTAAAGAGTTGATTCATCCTCAGACGGCTATGAAAGATGTGGATATTCATACTGATAGGCCGGGAAGAAGTTTTGAAAGTGCCAATTCAGCAAGGCATGCTTTGGATTATAATGAAGATCCTACCGATCACGAAAGAAAAGTCTTTGCACAAGAAATCGCCGAATTCTTGGCGCAGGCTTTCGATACTGGCAGATTTGCCAAACTTATCCTTGTTTCTTCTCCCCATCTTTTGGGAAATATTAGAAAATCATTAAAAGAACCAATTAAGAAAATTATTGCCCATGAATTGAGCAAAGATTTGATGGCGCTGGATCTTAAGGATCACGAACTTATAGAAAAGATTCGCACTGCTCTCGGTATTATTGCATTTTGATAAAAAATAAATATCTGACCCATGCCTGTTAAAGTTTCAGCAAAAAATTCAATAGTAGAATTTATGACAGCTGGGTCATTCACTGATTTATCGTTGTTCTAACGTGTCTCCATTTTTCCTCTCAAAATAATTTTTTATTGCATAGGCGGAATTCCCTGAAGATTTCGAGAACGTTAGTTTTAATAGTCATTTTACAGGCCAGATTGTGAGCGATATAATACACATGGAACAGCTTGAAATTATAGAAGAGCTCTGTATGGGATTTTTCTATGCTTGAAAAACCTGACATTGCTGACGAACTCATCATTTCTCATCTAAAAGAACACTATCACTTGCATACTGTTTCACTAACTTTTCTGCCTCTTGGCGATAGAGACACAGCTGTCTATCGCATTGTAGCTGATCATGGATTGATCTACTTTCTAAAATTACGAAAGGACCTTGACGAGATTGCTGTTAGTGTTCCAATTTTTCTTAAATCGAAGGGCTTTAAAGAAATCATCGCACCGATTGAAAGCAAATCCCAGCAGGGATGGGTAGATTTTGGCGACTACAAAATGATTTTGTATCCCTTTGTTGAGGGAAAAAATGGGTTCGAAATTGAATTATCAGACCTGCAAAAACAAAAGATGGGCAGGGCTTTGAAGGCGCTCCATGAAATTGATATTTCACTAGAACTAAAAAAACGTATCCCAAAAGAAACGTTCTCTCCAAAATATCGCGACGACATGAAGAGTTTTTTCGGGCAGATGACAAATAAAATTTTCAAAGATCCCATCGCAGCTAAACTCAACGAATTCATAAAAGTAAAACGGAATGTAATAAATCATCTGATCGACTGTGCAGAAAAATTAGCTTTTGAGCTCAGACAAAAGCCATTGGAATTTGTTCTTTGTCACACGGACATCCATGGTGGAAATATTTTAATTAGCAATGCTGGTGAAGTTTACATTGTGGATTGGGATGCCCCGATGTTTGCACCCAAAGAACGCGATCTCATGTTCATAGGTGGTGGGATTGATGATATATGGAAGACCAAGCGGGATGAGTCCATGTTTTACAAAGCTTACCAAAAAGCAAATATTAATCTTAGTGCATTGGCATATTACCGTTATGAGCGAATCATTGTAGACTTGGTTGAGATATGCAATCAATTATTATTAACAGAGGGAGGTGGGGCAGATCGGGAACAGGCTTATCAGTGGTTCATTTTAAATTTTAAATCTGGTGGGACTATTGATAGAGCAAAGAACACTCGTAACATTTGAGAAAGTTCTTTCTAAAGCTTAAATAAAAACATTTTAAATCATTTGTAACATTTTCATAAAAAACTCTTTTATAGGAAGCACCACAAAAGTATTCTTGGAAATCAAAATAATTACTCAGCTGAGAAATACCCAAAAAATTACTTATCTCCTATAAGAAGCAATAATTCTCTAAATAGTCATTGGGCAAATGAAAATACTTAGATATATCCGTAACGATTTGTGTGAATAGAGCCAAGTTTATCCGAATGAGATAGAGGCATTGTGAAGGACCGAGCAGAAAGACATAATCCTATTTTCTTGAAAGTCTTCACAAGAAGGCAGCACCTTAAATAAGAAAATACTTTATTCATCAATAGACACTTCTGATTGATTCAATGATTTATAAGGGTGACTTAAATGAAATTGGCACTACAAATAACAATTTATTCAATAGTTATGAGCCTTTCTTTTCAAGCTAACCCAACAAAACATTCTGAAGTCAAAATCGGGAAAATCTTGGGTATCTTTTTAAATAAGATGGATTCTGCAACTAGGATAGATCAAAATTCTGTGGTTGTTCCTGACAGCGTTTTGTATGACAAAAGTCCAAATTTTTATTCATACAGCCATACGCTATTAGATTATAGGCCAAGCAACAACCACTATTTCAAAAAATATCAACCTACTTCTGTTAATTTTGGAGATAAAAAAGCAGAGCTATCTGTAGTGGGATTAGTTCGAAAAAGTGTTAATATCGCAAGTCAGAAATATTTTATCGAAGTTTGGGCGCTCAACTTAAGAGATGTAACTTATTTTTATTTTCAAGCTATAACAATAGATGATAAAGAAGCGGCTATTTACCCCGGTAACTTTTTGCATCCAGCTACTTGGGTAACCACTGATGTAAATGCTCATATCCAAAATTTACTAAAAGGTAAAATGCTTGATTGGCCTTCTGCCTAAACGCCACGTTAAAACTTGTGAGCTAACTTGGAACATTTTGCTATAAAGATGATACGATATCACTTAATCAGTAAACATTTCTCAAAAAATACAACTAAATTAATGATTTAATCATAACCAGCAATCATGTTTACTAATTCAGTATAAATGGTATCATTAAATTATTGAATTATTATTTGGGTTTTACTGACTATGAGCTATTTTAAATTATTTATCTTATTGTTTTATTCTTTAAATATTTTGTCGACGAACGAAGTCACAAATGACTTTTTAGATATTTTAGAGCATACTGATTCACAGCATGATCTTTGTGACGAAAAAATTAATATGCAAGCTCTAGATGCAATTGACACAGCGAGTAGTTTACCTACACCTGATTTCTCGATAATAATTGAGCAGGACAATACGTTCTTAAAAGAACTAAGTGAAGCCCCGCTTGATTATTTTAAAGAATCAACCGGATTTAGCCCTAAGAAAGGTAAGAGCCGACAGTGCGTATCAGTTGAGTCGCCAATTAAAAAGTTGACTAAAACTAGAGCAAAAATAAATATTACTCGCAAACCAAAGAGGCTAAACCTTGAACAGGCTTCTAAAAATGATTTCCATGAAGCCTTTGAATGCGAGACTATCTATTCTGATAATAAATATTTCAGTAAAGGTTTTTATATTTACCGTTCCCCAGGTTCTCTCGATGGCTCAGTAGTGCTTAATTCAGAATCAGATGAGTGGAATTTAGTTATTGAAAATATGATTAAATCATTAATAAAGAGTGATCTTAATAGCTTTATTGCATCCAGCATTTATTATGTTAATAATAATATTGAAAAATTTAAACATTTTATATATTTCAATCAAGACGATAGGATGGTTTGCCGGCATTATTCCACACTTTGCTTAGGCATATTCAGCAAATTACTAGAAAGCAAAAAACTTAAATTCTATGGGCATATTCAATTGATGTATTGCGATTTTATTGACCATAAATTTGATATTTATGATGAAGGACATGTATGGAATTTGTTACGCATAAGCAAAAAAAAGAATGAAACTCCAACGTATTATTTGCTCGACCTATTTCGGTATAAATTTATTAACTTATCAGAAGATTCATGTATATCTCGTTTAAAGCTGAAACAAGTAGATAGACAAACTGGGAAACTAAGTTCCAGAAGTTTGAAGCCTGGAGATGAATATTACAATTACGCTAAGATAACTAAAGAAAAATTTAATATATCTCCCAGCAAAAAAAATAATATCCATAATCAACAAAATGAAGATATACAAGACATTTTTGCTAAGCGGATATTCACCAAGTTCAGAGTCCCTGAAGACCTGATTGAAATTAATTCTGCGGATCAATAGAAACACAATATTTTTTTACAAAAATGACACACGCTGATTTTTTTTGGTTTTTTTGCTGATAGTACCTAGCTAAGGAAAAGTTAAATAAAAATGAATACTTTTGAAAATACATTATTTTTATCCATTATAACAATGATCTCAATTAGCATCTTTTGTCAGGAAAACCATCTTAACGACATACAGCAGTTTTTTAATGATCAATATGAAGAGTTATTAACTAATTCAGAAAGTAAAGAACGTGTTTATGACTTTATTCATGACCTAAGAACTAACTTTCAATTTGTATTTATCGAAAAAATTTATATCTATCGTATTTCTATGCGTGGTGATCTATTACATCTGCCAAACGGTAGTGTCGCATTAATTGCTTGGTAGGAGACTTATAGAAAAATTGAGTTATAATCTTCTGACTATGAAATTCAAATATTGCCGCTTTCAAAAAGAAATAATTTTAAGATGTGTTCGATGGTATTTGGCATACCCATTAAGTTTAAGGCATATCGAAGAGATGATGCTAGAAAGAGGCATTTGTGTTGATCACTCAACAATCAATAGATGGGTCCTAAAATATTCTCAACTTTTGGAAGCAGAAGCTAGAAAACGCTTAAAATCCGTTGGTAGTAGCTGGCGCTTGGATGAAACCTACATCAAGGTTAAGGGCAAGTGGAAATATCTTTATCGAGCAGTTGATAAATCAGGCCAAAGCATTGATTTTCTCTTCACTGCCAAACGTGATAAGAATGCGGCCAGGAGATTTTTAGCCAAAGCTATTAAAAACTGTGGTGTTCCACACAAGATAAACATCGATAAAAGCGGTACAAATCAAGCTGCCATCAAGTCATATAATCAAGATAACAAAACAAAAATCGAAATACGGCAAAAAAAGTATTTGAATAACATAGTAGAACAGGATCACCGAGCCGTGAAACGAATAACACGCCCTATGATGGGATTTAAATCATTTTCTTCTGCTAAAAAAACTCTTGCCGGTATCGAACTTATACATATGTTGCGCAAGGGCCAAATGGCCCAAAATTCCAATCTACCATTGCATCAACAATTCGATTCATTGGCAGCATAAAATAATCTGCGGAAGGAAATTATTTTATGCAATTTTTCCAAATGCGACACTACCTTTTGTTTTGCTCTTGCAATAAGTGATATAAATCCATATTATCAACGTAAAAATTTATATATTTTTCCAGTAAATAATCAAATTGCATTGCGCTCTTAATTGTTTGTAATATTTCTTTTATTTCTATGTTTTCAATAGCGCGTTCACCCAAAGCAAGATTTTCTGTTTGTTTTTCAATGTTTTTAAAAACATTGAAAGTCATTTTGTGTAATTCATTGACTAAATTATACGGATTTTTATTATAGCGATAAATTTTTAACGATGG
Proteins encoded in this region:
- a CDS encoding host attachment protein, which codes for MITTWVLIAHGDAAKILEIKKNGHEISRIKELIHPQTAMKDVDIHTDRPGRSFESANSARHALDYNEDPTDHERKVFAQEIAEFLAQAFDTGRFAKLILVSSPHLLGNIRKSLKEPIKKIIAHELSKDLMALDLKDHELIEKIRTALGIIAF
- a CDS encoding aminoglycoside phosphotransferase family protein encodes the protein MLEKPDIADELIISHLKEHYHLHTVSLTFLPLGDRDTAVYRIVADHGLIYFLKLRKDLDEIAVSVPIFLKSKGFKEIIAPIESKSQQGWVDFGDYKMILYPFVEGKNGFEIELSDLQKQKMGRALKALHEIDISLELKKRIPKETFSPKYRDDMKSFFGQMTNKIFKDPIAAKLNEFIKVKRNVINHLIDCAEKLAFELRQKPLEFVLCHTDIHGGNILISNAGEVYIVDWDAPMFAPKERDLMFIGGGIDDIWKTKRDESMFYKAYQKANINLSALAYYRYERIIVDLVEICNQLLLTEGGGADREQAYQWFILNFKSGGTIDRAKNTRNI
- a CDS encoding IS6 family transposase, producing MKFKYCRFQKEIILRCVRWYLAYPLSLRHIEEMMLERGICVDHSTINRWVLKYSQLLEAEARKRLKSVGSSWRLDETYIKVKGKWKYLYRAVDKSGQSIDFLFTAKRDKNAARRFLAKAIKNCGVPHKINIDKSGTNQAAIKSYNQDNKTKIEIRQKKYLNNIVEQDHRAVKRITRPMMGFKSFSSAKKTLAGIELIHMLRKGQMAQNSNLPLHQQFDSLAA